The proteins below come from a single Streptomyces sp. SCSIO 75703 genomic window:
- a CDS encoding sugar ABC transporter permease: MTGTRTTVAVLFLLPALVLLGALVVYPIGYSLIRSLYDQSGDQFAGVDNYRALFTDDGIRTALRNNVIWVVFAPTVATALGLVFAVLTERIRWGTAFKLVVFMPMAISMLAAGIIFRLVYDQDPDKGVANAVVVGVHDTFAESSAFPKAHPGRDSPLEAAGGGAFVTREPVRVGEPVALPLVGVAPERMPDDAKAAAAPRPEPDKVTGTAWQDFTRGKGVGRLGEVDAGETGYAGMRIEAVKDGRVVATTKASADGTFTLPAAADGALLRLPADNFREPYNGLDWLGPTLVTPAVIGSYVWMWAGFAMVLIAAGLAAVPRELMEAARVDGANEWQVFRRITVPMLAPVLAVVVVTLMINVLKVFDLVFIIAPGSSQDDANVLALELYRKGFAADQPGVASAIAVLLLLLVIPVMWFNVRRLRREVRR; this comes from the coding sequence GTGACCGGCACCCGCACGACCGTGGCGGTGCTGTTCCTGCTGCCCGCCCTGGTCCTGCTCGGCGCGCTCGTGGTCTACCCGATCGGGTACTCGCTGATCCGCAGCCTCTACGACCAGTCCGGCGACCAGTTCGCCGGAGTCGACAACTACCGGGCGCTCTTCACCGACGACGGCATCCGCACCGCCCTGCGGAACAACGTCATCTGGGTGGTGTTCGCGCCGACCGTCGCCACCGCGCTCGGCCTGGTCTTCGCCGTGCTGACCGAACGCATCCGCTGGGGCACCGCGTTCAAGCTGGTCGTCTTCATGCCGATGGCGATCTCCATGCTGGCGGCGGGCATCATCTTCCGCCTGGTCTACGACCAGGACCCGGACAAGGGCGTCGCCAACGCCGTGGTGGTCGGCGTGCACGACACCTTCGCCGAGTCGTCGGCGTTCCCGAAGGCGCACCCGGGCCGCGACTCGCCGCTTGAGGCGGCGGGCGGCGGGGCGTTCGTCACCCGGGAGCCGGTGCGGGTGGGCGAGCCGGTGGCGCTGCCCCTGGTCGGCGTCGCCCCGGAGCGGATGCCGGACGACGCGAAGGCCGCGGCGGCCCCCCGGCCCGAGCCGGACAAGGTCACCGGCACCGCCTGGCAGGACTTCACCCGCGGCAAGGGCGTCGGCCGGCTGGGCGAGGTCGACGCGGGCGAGACGGGCTACGCCGGGATGCGGATCGAGGCCGTCAAGGACGGCCGGGTCGTCGCCACGACGAAGGCGTCCGCGGACGGCACGTTCACGCTGCCCGCGGCGGCCGACGGGGCACTGCTGCGGCTGCCCGCCGACAACTTCAGGGAGCCCTACAACGGGCTGGACTGGCTCGGCCCCACCCTCGTCACCCCGGCCGTCATCGGCTCGTACGTGTGGATGTGGGCGGGCTTCGCCATGGTGCTGATCGCCGCCGGCCTGGCGGCGGTACCCCGGGAGCTGATGGAGGCCGCGCGGGTCGACGGCGCCAACGAGTGGCAGGTCTTCCGGCGGATCACGGTGCCGATGCTGGCGCCGGTCCTGGCGGTCGTCGTCGTCACCTTGATGATCAACGTGCTGAAGGTGTTCGACCTGGTCTTCATCATCGCCCCCGGCTCCTCCCAGGACGACGCGAACGTGCTCGCCCTGGAGCTGTACCGCAAGGGCTTCGCCGCGGACCAGCCGGGCGTGGCGAGCGCCATCGCGGTGCTCCTGCTGCTCCTGGTCATCCCGGTGATGTGGTTCAACGTCCGGCGGCTCAGGCGGGAGGTGCGGCGATGA
- a CDS encoding serine/threonine-protein kinase has product MRPVGSKYLLEEPLGRGATGTVWRARQRETAGAEAAVAGQPGETVAIKVLKEELASDADIVMRFLRERSVLLRLTHPNIVRVRDLVVEGDLLALVMDLVDGPDLHRYLRENGPLTPVAAALLTAQVADALAASHADGVVHRDLKPANVLLRQTGDEMHPMLTDFGIARLADSPGLTRTHEFVGTPAYIAPESAEGRPQTSAVDVYGAGILLYELVTGRPPFSGGSALEVLHQHLSAEPRRPSTVPEPLWTVIERCLRKNPAERPSAENLARGLRVVAEGIGVHASSAQIGAADGVGALLLPDPTPAQVPGEPGAADATQVLPHGSQGAFDPNAATSVLPHTGAPGGPAADPTAVLPPVPPGPPGQGGPDPADPHPWQNQLRAARDRNEQTQVQYLDPGEDPLRRRPQRQVSRPQQPPQGYGYPQQQPYAPPQPPQQPQRPHPQRYAPPPAPEPRRPAPEPRPPREPRRRGANPMRIPGLGCLKGCLFTIVILFVAGWLVWELSPLQSWIGEGKGYWAQLGDWFGSVTNWFRDLGDAAGGNG; this is encoded by the coding sequence GTGCGGCCGGTAGGCAGCAAGTACCTCCTGGAGGAGCCGCTCGGTCGCGGCGCCACCGGGACCGTCTGGCGTGCCCGCCAGCGCGAGACCGCGGGCGCGGAGGCGGCCGTGGCGGGACAGCCCGGCGAGACCGTCGCGATCAAGGTCCTCAAGGAGGAACTGGCGAGCGACGCCGACATCGTGATGCGCTTCCTGCGGGAGCGCTCCGTCCTGCTCCGCCTGACCCACCCCAACATCGTCCGGGTCCGCGACCTGGTGGTCGAGGGCGACCTGCTCGCCCTCGTGATGGACCTCGTCGACGGCCCCGACCTGCACCGGTACCTGCGGGAGAACGGCCCCCTCACCCCGGTCGCCGCCGCGCTGCTGACCGCGCAGGTCGCCGACGCGCTCGCCGCCAGCCACGCCGACGGCGTCGTCCACCGCGACCTCAAGCCGGCCAACGTCCTGCTGCGGCAGACCGGCGACGAGATGCACCCGATGCTGACCGACTTCGGCATCGCCCGCCTCGCCGACTCGCCCGGCCTCACCCGCACCCACGAGTTCGTCGGCACGCCCGCGTACATCGCGCCGGAGTCCGCCGAGGGCCGCCCCCAGACCTCCGCCGTCGACGTCTACGGCGCCGGCATCCTCCTCTACGAGCTGGTCACCGGCCGTCCGCCGTTCTCCGGCGGCTCGGCCCTGGAGGTGCTGCACCAGCACCTGAGCGCCGAGCCGCGCCGGCCCTCCACCGTCCCCGAGCCGCTGTGGACGGTCATCGAGCGCTGCCTGCGCAAGAACCCCGCCGAGCGGCCCAGCGCCGAGAACCTCGCCCGCGGCCTGCGCGTCGTCGCCGAGGGCATCGGCGTGCACGCGAGCAGCGCGCAGATCGGCGCCGCGGACGGCGTCGGCGCCCTCCTGCTGCCCGACCCCACGCCCGCGCAGGTGCCGGGGGAGCCCGGCGCCGCCGACGCGACCCAGGTCCTGCCCCACGGCTCCCAGGGCGCCTTCGACCCGAACGCCGCGACCAGCGTCCTGCCGCACACCGGCGCCCCGGGCGGCCCCGCCGCCGACCCGACCGCCGTCCTGCCGCCCGTGCCGCCCGGCCCGCCGGGACAGGGCGGCCCCGACCCCGCCGACCCGCACCCCTGGCAGAACCAGCTCCGCGCCGCCCGCGACCGCAACGAGCAGACGCAGGTCCAGTACCTCGACCCGGGCGAGGACCCGCTGCGCCGCCGTCCCCAGCGCCAGGTCAGCCGCCCGCAGCAGCCGCCGCAGGGCTACGGCTACCCGCAGCAGCAGCCGTACGCGCCGCCGCAGCCGCCCCAGCAGCCGCAGCGGCCCCACCCGCAGCGGTACGCGCCGCCGCCCGCCCCCGAACCGCGGCGGCCCGCCCCGGAGCCCCGCCCGCCCCGCGAGCCGCGCCGGCGCGGCGCCAACCCGATGCGCATCCCCGGCCTCGGCTGCCTCAAGGGCTGCCTCTTCACGATCGTCATCCTGTTCGTGGCCGGCTGGCTGGTCTGGGAGCTGAGCCCGCTCCAGAGCTGGATCGGGGAGGGCAAGGGCTACTGGGCGCAGCTCGGCGACTGGTTCGGCTCGGTCACCAACTGGTTCCGGGACCTGGGCGACGCCGCGGGAGGCAACGGCTGA
- a CDS encoding serine/threonine-protein kinase — translation MARMIGSRYTAHQILGRGSAGTVWLGEGPEGAVAIKLLREDLASDEELVGRFVQERTALLGLEHPNVVSVRDLVVDGNDLALVMDLVRGTDLRTRLDRERRLAPEAAVAIVADIADGLAAAHAAGVVHRDVKPENVLLDMEGPLGPGGAHPALLTDFGVAKLIDTPRRTRATKIIGTPDYLAPEIVEGLPPRASVDIYALATVLYELLAGFTPFGGGHPGAVLRRHVTETVVPLPGIPDELWQLLVQCLAKAPASRLRASELGARLRELLPMLAGMGPLDVDEPGDDQGPDPDEPPAFAAPAGEPARRRGAVPLVPGGRPADSNRDTHTSMRVPAPDELAGGARGTARAPRASGAPRPGSARNRAAARRRRLALATAAVALLAAAGVGTWIATDGDGAPAGPQDSGNSAPAAP, via the coding sequence TTGGCACGGATGATCGGCAGCCGGTACACCGCCCACCAGATCCTCGGGCGGGGCAGCGCCGGCACGGTGTGGCTCGGGGAGGGGCCCGAGGGAGCCGTCGCCATCAAGCTGCTGCGCGAGGACCTCGCCTCCGACGAGGAACTCGTCGGACGCTTCGTGCAGGAGCGCACCGCCCTGCTCGGCTTGGAGCACCCGAACGTCGTCTCCGTGCGCGACCTCGTCGTCGACGGCAACGACCTCGCCCTCGTGATGGACCTGGTCCGCGGCACCGACCTGCGCACCCGCCTCGACCGGGAACGCCGGCTGGCCCCCGAGGCCGCCGTCGCCATCGTCGCCGACATCGCCGACGGGCTGGCCGCCGCGCACGCCGCCGGGGTCGTCCACCGCGACGTCAAGCCCGAGAACGTCCTGCTGGACATGGAGGGCCCGCTCGGCCCCGGGGGCGCCCACCCCGCCCTGCTCACCGACTTCGGTGTGGCCAAGCTCATCGACACCCCGCGCCGCACCCGCGCCACGAAGATCATCGGCACCCCGGACTACCTCGCCCCGGAGATCGTCGAGGGGCTGCCCCCGCGCGCCTCCGTCGACATCTACGCCCTGGCCACGGTCCTGTACGAGCTGCTCGCCGGCTTCACCCCGTTCGGCGGCGGCCACCCCGGCGCCGTCCTGCGCCGTCACGTGACCGAGACCGTCGTCCCGCTCCCCGGCATCCCCGACGAGCTGTGGCAGCTCCTCGTCCAGTGCCTCGCCAAGGCGCCCGCCTCTCGGCTGCGCGCCTCCGAGCTGGGCGCCCGGCTGCGCGAGCTGCTGCCGATGCTGGCCGGGATGGGCCCGCTGGACGTGGACGAGCCCGGCGACGACCAGGGCCCCGACCCCGACGAGCCCCCCGCCTTCGCCGCGCCGGCGGGGGAACCCGCCCGGCGCCGCGGGGCCGTCCCGCTGGTCCCCGGCGGCAGGCCGGCCGATTCCAACCGCGACACGCACACCTCCATGCGCGTCCCCGCCCCCGACGAGCTGGCCGGCGGCGCCCGCGGCACCGCCCGCGCCCCGCGCGCCTCCGGCGCCCCGCGCCCCGGTTCCGCCCGCAACCGGGCCGCCGCGCGCCGCCGCCGGCTGGCCCTCGCCACCGCCGCCGTCGCGCTGCTCGCCGCGGCCGGCGTCGGTACGTGGATCGCCACGGACGGTGACGGTGCCCCCGCCGGCCCCCAGGACTCGGGGAACTCGGCACCGGCCGCGCCGTGA
- a CDS encoding ABC transporter substrate-binding protein: MRTSNSIRTGRAARTAAVVAAGALALSLTACGGGDGDKGGESGAEGGGKTAATVTLPRLDGQSLEVAAVWTGAEQDNFKKVLAEFEKRTGAKVAFVPAQDPIINFLGSKIAGGAPPDVAMLPQPGAIKQAVDKGWAKPLGAEATKELGKNYSAGWQEIGSVDGKPYGVYYKAANKSLIWYNAQVFENAGAAEPKTWDELLSTAQTVYDSGVTPFSVAGADGWTLTDWFENVYLSQAGPEKYDQLAKHEIKWTDPSVKEALTTLAQIWGKKDYVAGGPSGALQTEFPASVTQTFTGGDQPKAAMVYEGDFVQVNIAETEAKVGTDAKVFPFPAVGDTAPVVSGGDAAVILKDSEAAQALATFLASPDAAVIQAKLGGFLSPNKAVDTSAYPNEVQRKTAEALIAAGDDFRFDMSDQAPQAFGGTPGKGEWKALQDFLKNPKDVDGAQARLEADAAAAYGG; encoded by the coding sequence ATGCGGACGAGCAACAGCATCCGGACAGGCAGAGCCGCGCGGACCGCGGCCGTCGTCGCCGCGGGGGCCCTCGCCCTCTCCCTGACCGCCTGTGGCGGCGGGGACGGCGACAAGGGCGGCGAGAGCGGCGCGGAGGGCGGCGGCAAGACCGCGGCCACCGTCACCCTCCCCCGGCTGGACGGCCAGAGCCTGGAGGTCGCCGCCGTCTGGACCGGCGCCGAACAGGACAACTTCAAGAAGGTCCTCGCCGAGTTCGAGAAGCGCACCGGCGCCAAGGTGGCGTTCGTCCCCGCCCAGGACCCGATCATCAACTTCCTCGGTTCGAAGATCGCGGGCGGAGCGCCGCCGGACGTGGCGATGCTGCCGCAGCCCGGCGCCATCAAGCAGGCCGTCGACAAGGGCTGGGCCAAGCCGCTGGGCGCCGAGGCCACCAAGGAGCTGGGCAAGAACTACTCCGCGGGCTGGCAGGAGATCGGCTCCGTGGACGGTAAGCCGTACGGCGTCTACTACAAGGCCGCCAACAAGTCCCTGATCTGGTACAACGCCCAGGTCTTCGAGAACGCCGGCGCCGCCGAGCCCAAGACCTGGGACGAACTGCTGAGCACCGCGCAGACGGTCTACGACTCCGGCGTCACCCCCTTCTCGGTCGCCGGCGCGGACGGCTGGACGCTCACCGACTGGTTCGAGAACGTCTACCTGTCGCAGGCCGGGCCGGAGAAGTACGACCAGCTCGCCAAGCACGAGATCAAGTGGACGGACCCCTCGGTCAAGGAGGCCCTGACCACCCTCGCCCAGATCTGGGGCAAGAAGGACTACGTCGCGGGCGGCCCCTCCGGCGCGCTCCAGACGGAGTTCCCCGCCTCGGTGACGCAGACCTTCACCGGCGGCGACCAGCCCAAGGCCGCCATGGTCTACGAGGGCGACTTCGTGCAGGTCAACATCGCGGAGACCGAGGCGAAGGTCGGCACCGACGCCAAGGTGTTCCCGTTCCCGGCCGTCGGCGACACCGCGCCGGTGGTCTCGGGCGGCGACGCGGCCGTCATCCTGAAGGACTCCGAGGCCGCGCAGGCCCTCGCCACCTTCCTCGCCTCCCCGGACGCGGCGGTGATCCAGGCGAAGCTGGGTGGCTTCCTGTCGCCGAACAAGGCCGTGGACACCTCCGCGTACCCCAACGAGGTGCAGCGGAAGACGGCCGAGGCGCTCATCGCGGCCGGTGACGACTTCCGCTTCGACATGTCCGACCAGGCGCCGCAGGCGTTCGGCGGCACGCCCGGCAAGGGCGAGTGGAAGGCCCTCCAGGACTTCCTGAAGAACCCGAAGGACGTCGACGGCGCCCAGGCACGGCTGGAGGCGGACGCGGCGGCCGCCTACGGAGGCTGA
- a CDS encoding carbohydrate ABC transporter permease, with translation MTVQAETVTGAAERPAPGSPGPARRSLGSRLAERAGGGAVRVFLVLVGLFWLVPTIGLLLSSLRSPRDMAADGWWTVLTKPSQLTFDSYAELLRNGDITGSLVNTVLITVPATVLVVVIGSLAGYAFAWMEFPGRDWWFLAVVGLLVVPVQVALIPIAELFGKVGLFGSVPGVVLFHVGFGLPFAVFLLRNFFAEIPRELLEAARLDGAGELRLFTRVVLPLGGPAIASLGIFQFLWVWNDLLVALIFADSGSQPITVALQTQVRQFGNNIDVLAPGAFISMVIPLAVFFAFQRQFVSGVMAGAVK, from the coding sequence ATGACCGTGCAGGCGGAGACGGTGACCGGGGCGGCCGAGCGGCCGGCGCCCGGCTCCCCCGGCCCGGCGAGGCGGTCGCTGGGGTCCCGGCTGGCCGAACGGGCCGGCGGCGGGGCGGTGCGGGTCTTCCTGGTCCTGGTGGGCCTGTTCTGGCTGGTGCCGACCATCGGCCTGCTGCTGTCCTCGCTGCGCAGTCCCCGGGACATGGCGGCGGACGGCTGGTGGACGGTGCTGACGAAGCCGTCGCAGCTCACCTTCGACAGCTACGCGGAGCTGCTGCGCAACGGGGACATCACCGGCTCCCTCGTCAACACCGTGCTCATCACGGTCCCGGCGACGGTGCTGGTGGTCGTCATCGGCTCGCTGGCCGGGTACGCGTTCGCCTGGATGGAGTTCCCGGGGCGCGACTGGTGGTTCCTGGCCGTGGTCGGGCTGCTGGTCGTGCCGGTGCAGGTCGCGCTCATCCCGATCGCCGAACTCTTCGGGAAGGTCGGTTTGTTCGGCTCGGTGCCCGGGGTGGTCCTGTTCCACGTCGGCTTCGGGCTGCCGTTCGCCGTGTTCCTGCTGCGGAACTTCTTCGCGGAGATCCCCCGGGAACTGCTGGAGGCGGCCCGGCTGGACGGCGCCGGCGAACTGCGGCTGTTCACGCGGGTGGTGCTGCCGCTCGGCGGCCCCGCCATCGCGAGCCTGGGCATCTTCCAGTTCCTGTGGGTGTGGAACGACCTGCTGGTGGCGCTGATCTTCGCCGACTCCGGCAGCCAGCCCATCACGGTCGCCCTCCAGACGCAGGTACGGCAGTTCGGCAACAACATCGACGTGCTGGCGCCGGGCGCGTTCATCTCCATGGTGATCCCGCTGGCCGTGTTCTTCGCGTTCCAGCGGCAGTTCGTGTCGGGCGTGATGGCGGGCGCCGTCAAGTAA
- a CDS encoding FHA domain-containing protein, giving the protein MQIRLTVVDPLGPGPSGPPGQGVSASRDALVTAPAGTALAAVASALAAAVPGGDGAGSGPVVLYAGAQRLDARRCTLGEPPLIDGAVLTLGAPGEPDPHAEPAGAPAQLHVVAGPDAGGVHLLHGGQIRLGRSADADVALDDPDVSRTHCAVTLSPDGRVRVADLGSTNGTTLDGVRVGERPVRFTPGALLRIGESALRLVPAAAPAAARVATTPDGEGHIRVSALPPGGATPPAGGPGGVGAPDAPTHHAYGDAGYGTAGPGVSPYGAPGDGTPGHGTAAYDTRDFDTPGHGTTAYGTPGPGTAPGGQPVVPGQGGAPRIESHGGPPRATSLGAASPADPAGLAGPGEGTGRKGTPLRGTDVPRDVARGGRRDTPEDAHQGTRRRGGLGAWARRLTGGRGGPQEATGADAYAADDEEAAPAGPPAGPAPAPETWPDPAALLLTALGPGPRLWERGPGHPEALTVRLGTADRVVPGAGTPLPAVPVTAGLREAGALGLAGPRERLAGLARSVVAQLAALHSPDVLEIVLISADRSRPLAEREAEWSWLGWLPHLRPAHGQDCRLLLAYDREQSAARARELLRRLDDHLADTRDARDIRDTRGVGGPGGTPAGPGGTVATAGSGAIPVQPVAGSGTPPAPPAAPPSPGGAAGPEAGAAGPHGFAGPFTVVVVDGDPGGAEEREALVRLAVEGPRAGVHVVCLAETAAASPTSPVARTYEAACSVSPVFRRCGAVALLSGDVATALRLLRVAPYGTSPGGPAGHGTLGRVDAVSPAWAERFARGLAPLRAANASGGRHARVSAPLPQAARLLDELGLARATPASLMARWADAADDPDTLGGRAQAVLGAGARGPVGADLAAEGPHLLVEGPPGSGRTELLRALVASLASAERPDRLGIVLVDGRDAVGAGTAHGEGLHVCTDVPHVTTHLAANDPLRMREFAQSLSAELKRRAELLGRGDFADWHVLHSGAAGGGAGRAAAPRTATGGPGAISGAGDLDSPPSSTLRLRPGAARRRAEAAPPLPRLVVVVDDLDALVAPPLGSPGRPAAGSVMRAVEAVAREGGRLGVHLVAAAGPGGRTAQTEPVRRAALRVTLDAPVPGPEEPAPGRGRLTYPDGRDAVFQAGRVTGRIPRTATLRPTVVPLEWHRMGDPPARRPVRELGNGPTDLALLASALERAAREVSAARVPSLL; this is encoded by the coding sequence ATGCAGATCCGGCTGACCGTCGTAGACCCGCTCGGCCCGGGACCGTCCGGCCCACCGGGGCAGGGCGTCTCCGCGAGCCGTGACGCCCTGGTCACGGCGCCGGCCGGCACGGCGCTGGCCGCGGTCGCCTCGGCGCTCGCCGCGGCCGTCCCCGGCGGGGACGGCGCCGGTTCGGGCCCGGTGGTGCTCTACGCCGGCGCGCAGCGCCTCGACGCCCGGCGCTGCACCCTGGGCGAGCCCCCTCTGATCGACGGCGCCGTGCTCACCCTGGGCGCCCCCGGCGAGCCCGATCCGCACGCCGAGCCGGCCGGGGCGCCGGCCCAGCTCCACGTGGTGGCCGGTCCCGACGCGGGCGGGGTCCACCTGCTGCACGGCGGGCAGATCCGGCTCGGCCGGTCGGCCGACGCGGACGTCGCGCTCGACGACCCGGACGTCTCCCGGACGCACTGCGCGGTCACCCTCTCCCCCGACGGCCGGGTCCGCGTCGCCGACCTCGGCTCGACCAACGGCACCACCCTGGACGGCGTCCGGGTGGGTGAACGCCCGGTCCGCTTCACGCCCGGCGCGCTGCTGCGGATCGGCGAGTCGGCGCTGCGGCTGGTGCCCGCCGCCGCCCCGGCCGCGGCGCGGGTGGCGACGACGCCGGACGGCGAGGGACACATCCGGGTGTCCGCCCTGCCGCCGGGTGGCGCGACGCCCCCCGCGGGCGGGCCCGGCGGGGTCGGCGCGCCGGACGCGCCGACACACCACGCCTACGGCGACGCGGGGTACGGCACGGCGGGCCCCGGCGTGTCGCCGTACGGCGCCCCGGGTGACGGCACGCCGGGGCACGGCACGGCGGCGTACGACACGCGGGACTTCGACACGCCGGGGCACGGCACTACGGCGTACGGCACGCCCGGACCCGGCACGGCACCGGGCGGGCAGCCGGTGGTGCCGGGGCAGGGCGGCGCCCCGCGCATCGAGAGCCACGGCGGCCCGCCGCGCGCCACGTCGCTCGGCGCGGCTTCCCCGGCCGATCCCGCGGGCCTCGCGGGTCCCGGCGAGGGCACGGGCCGCAAGGGGACGCCGCTGCGGGGCACGGACGTGCCCCGGGACGTCGCCCGGGGCGGCCGGCGCGACACGCCGGAGGACGCGCACCAGGGCACCCGTCGGCGTGGCGGGCTCGGGGCGTGGGCGCGGCGGCTGACCGGCGGGCGCGGCGGCCCGCAGGAGGCGACCGGGGCGGACGCGTACGCGGCGGACGACGAGGAGGCGGCCCCCGCCGGACCGCCGGCCGGCCCCGCCCCGGCGCCGGAGACCTGGCCGGACCCGGCCGCGCTGCTGCTGACGGCGCTCGGACCGGGCCCGCGGCTGTGGGAGCGCGGCCCGGGGCATCCGGAGGCGCTGACGGTGCGGCTCGGTACCGCCGACCGGGTGGTACCCGGCGCGGGGACACCGCTGCCGGCCGTCCCGGTGACCGCCGGGCTGCGCGAGGCCGGGGCGCTCGGGCTGGCCGGGCCCCGCGAACGGCTCGCCGGGCTGGCCCGCTCGGTCGTGGCGCAGCTCGCCGCGCTGCACTCCCCCGACGTGCTGGAGATCGTGCTGATCAGCGCGGACCGCTCCCGTCCGCTCGCCGAGCGGGAGGCGGAGTGGTCCTGGCTCGGCTGGCTGCCGCACCTGCGCCCGGCGCACGGCCAGGACTGCCGGCTGCTGCTCGCCTACGACCGGGAGCAGAGCGCGGCCCGCGCGCGGGAGCTGCTGCGCCGCCTGGACGACCACCTGGCCGACACCCGGGACGCACGGGACATCAGGGACACCAGGGGCGTCGGAGGGCCGGGGGGCACACCGGCCGGTCCGGGCGGCACGGTCGCCACGGCCGGCTCCGGCGCGATCCCGGTCCAGCCCGTCGCGGGCTCGGGCACTCCCCCGGCACCCCCGGCGGCCCCGCCGTCCCCGGGGGGCGCGGCCGGGCCGGAAGCCGGCGCGGCCGGACCCCACGGCTTCGCCGGGCCCTTCACCGTGGTCGTCGTGGACGGGGACCCGGGCGGCGCGGAGGAACGCGAGGCGCTGGTGCGGCTCGCGGTGGAGGGGCCGCGGGCCGGGGTGCACGTGGTGTGCCTCGCCGAGACGGCCGCCGCCTCCCCCACCTCGCCGGTCGCCCGGACCTACGAGGCGGCCTGCTCGGTGTCGCCGGTGTTCCGGCGCTGCGGTGCCGTCGCCCTGCTCAGCGGGGACGTGGCGACCGCCCTGCGGCTGCTGCGGGTCGCGCCGTACGGGACGTCGCCCGGCGGGCCGGCCGGGCACGGCACCCTCGGCAGGGTGGACGCGGTCTCCCCGGCGTGGGCGGAGCGGTTCGCGCGGGGTCTGGCCCCGCTGCGGGCCGCGAACGCCTCGGGCGGGCGGCACGCGCGCGTGTCGGCGCCGCTGCCGCAGGCGGCCCGGCTCCTGGACGAGCTGGGCCTCGCACGGGCCACCCCGGCCTCCCTGATGGCCCGCTGGGCGGACGCGGCCGACGACCCGGACACGCTGGGCGGACGGGCGCAGGCCGTCCTCGGCGCGGGGGCCCGCGGCCCGGTCGGCGCCGACCTCGCGGCGGAGGGCCCCCACCTGCTGGTCGAGGGGCCGCCCGGCAGCGGACGGACCGAACTGCTGCGGGCGCTGGTCGCCTCGCTCGCCTCGGCCGAACGCCCCGACCGGCTCGGCATCGTGCTGGTCGACGGCCGGGACGCCGTCGGCGCGGGCACCGCGCACGGCGAGGGCCTGCACGTCTGCACGGACGTGCCGCACGTCACCACCCATCTCGCCGCCAACGACCCGCTGCGGATGCGGGAGTTCGCCCAGTCGCTCAGCGCCGAGCTGAAGCGGCGGGCCGAGTTGCTGGGCCGCGGTGACTTCGCCGACTGGCACGTCCTGCACTCCGGGGCCGCCGGGGGCGGGGCGGGCCGGGCGGCGGCCCCGCGCACGGCGACCGGCGGCCCGGGGGCGATATCCGGCGCCGGGGACCTCGACTCCCCGCCCAGCTCCACCCTGCGGCTGCGGCCCGGTGCGGCCCGGCGCCGGGCGGAGGCGGCGCCGCCGCTGCCGCGGCTCGTGGTGGTCGTCGACGACCTCGACGCCCTGGTCGCGCCCCCGCTCGGCTCGCCGGGCCGGCCTGCCGCCGGTTCGGTGATGCGGGCCGTGGAGGCGGTGGCGCGCGAGGGCGGGCGGCTCGGGGTGCACCTGGTGGCCGCGGCCGGCCCCGGGGGCCGTACGGCGCAGACGGAGCCGGTGCGCCGGGCGGCGCTGCGGGTCACGCTGGACGCGCCCGTGCCGGGCCCGGAGGAACCGGCCCCCGGCCGGGGGCGGTTGACGTACCCGGACGGCCGGGACGCGGTGTTCCAGGCGGGCCGGGTCACCGGCCGCATCCCGCGGACGGCGACGCTGCGGCCCACGGTGGTCCCGCTGGAGTGGCACCGCATGGGCGATCCGCCGGCCCGGCGCCCGGTCCGCGAGCTGGGCAACGGGCCGACCGATCTGGCGCTGCTGGCCAGTGCCCTGGAGCGGGCGGCGCGGGAGGTCTCGGCGGCGCGGGTGCCGTCCTTGCTCTGA